A genomic region of Alistipes megaguti contains the following coding sequences:
- the pdxA gene encoding 4-hydroxythreonine-4-phosphate dehydrogenase PdxA, translated as MTEPKYKIGITQGDPNGIGWEVIIKTLSDPRITEFFTPVLYGSPQAAAAYRNTLTEVEQFAPTTVASAAEARRGRINLVACGQIAQVEPGKPTPEAGRAAVEALRTAMRDLKAGELDALVTAPFDKETVQSDDFRFTGHTEYLAAELGGESMMIMCSDVLRVGLVTKHIPVSEIAAHITREEILADLRIFNRSLIEDFGIVRPRIAVMALNPHAGDGGLLGREEQEIIHPAIVDAFHEGILAFGPFAADGLFAGGGYAKYDGILAMYHDQGLAPFKSLSPDGVNFTAGLQAVRTSPDHGTAFDIAGKDKANPQSMRNAIYTAIDILRHRAQWAEWSANPLPRAEREKSARDGAKETPQAAREHKE; from the coding sequence ATGACCGAACCCAAATACAAGATAGGCATCACGCAGGGTGACCCCAACGGAATCGGCTGGGAGGTGATCATCAAGACACTGTCCGACCCCCGTATCACGGAGTTCTTCACCCCCGTTCTCTACGGATCGCCCCAGGCGGCTGCCGCATACCGAAATACCCTGACGGAGGTCGAACAGTTCGCCCCGACGACCGTCGCCTCGGCCGCCGAGGCCCGCCGCGGACGAATCAACCTCGTCGCCTGCGGCCAGATCGCCCAGGTCGAACCCGGGAAACCCACCCCTGAAGCCGGCCGTGCCGCCGTCGAGGCGCTGCGCACGGCCATGCGCGACCTGAAGGCCGGCGAACTCGACGCACTGGTCACCGCCCCCTTCGACAAGGAGACCGTCCAGAGCGACGATTTCCGCTTCACGGGACACACCGAATACCTCGCCGCGGAACTCGGCGGGGAGTCGATGATGATCATGTGCAGCGACGTGCTGCGCGTGGGGCTGGTCACCAAGCACATCCCCGTCTCGGAGATCGCCGCCCACATCACCCGCGAAGAGATCCTCGCCGATCTGCGGATCTTCAACCGCTCGCTCATCGAGGACTTCGGCATCGTCCGGCCCCGCATCGCCGTGATGGCCCTCAACCCCCACGCCGGCGACGGCGGACTGCTGGGCCGCGAGGAGCAGGAGATCATCCACCCGGCCATCGTCGACGCCTTCCACGAGGGGATTCTCGCCTTCGGGCCCTTTGCCGCCGACGGACTCTTCGCCGGCGGAGGCTACGCCAAATACGACGGCATCCTGGCCATGTATCACGACCAGGGGCTGGCTCCCTTCAAGAGCCTCTCGCCCGACGGGGTGAACTTCACCGCCGGTCTGCAGGCCGTACGCACCTCGCCCGACCACGGCACGGCATTCGACATCGCCGGCAAGGACAAGGCCAACCCGCAGTCGATGCGCAACGCCATCTACACGGCCATCGACATCCTCCGCCACCGCGCCCAGTGGGCCGAGTGGAGCGCCAACCCCCTGCCCCGTGCCGAACGCGAAAAATCGGCCCGCGACGGCGCAAAGGAGACCCCGCAGGCTGCCAGAGAACACAAGGAGTAA